A region from the Lentisphaera profundi genome encodes:
- a CDS encoding M48 family metallopeptidase, producing MENKFKFLILICSSLFFFSCQTNPMTGRSQLIMYSSDKMLNLSEVQYANVLKESKISNSSQEKARLQRVGTRIAKAVDDYLKESRLENNFKWEFNLIEDKQVNAWCMPGGKIAFYSGILPITKDDAGMAVVMGHEIAHAVAEHGNERMSQAMLIKGSLMAAAIGIQTTDTVDDEMGQAILIGAGGLASVGIALPNSRTQELEADYMGLVFMAKAGYNPERAIAFWQDMSKAGSAEKPPEFLSTHPGDIRRIDEIKKYLPKAMYYYRQSPQFQELEIKQLAPKN from the coding sequence ATGGAAAATAAATTCAAATTTCTAATTCTCATTTGCTCAAGTTTATTTTTCTTTTCTTGTCAAACAAATCCTATGACTGGACGCAGTCAATTAATAATGTACTCAAGTGACAAGATGCTCAATCTATCTGAAGTACAGTATGCCAATGTTCTTAAAGAATCTAAAATCTCAAACAGCTCACAAGAAAAAGCTCGACTCCAGCGCGTTGGCACACGAATTGCTAAAGCTGTGGATGACTACTTAAAAGAAAGCAGACTCGAGAACAACTTTAAATGGGAATTCAACCTCATCGAAGATAAGCAAGTCAACGCTTGGTGTATGCCGGGTGGCAAAATTGCTTTCTATAGCGGAATTTTACCCATTACAAAAGATGATGCTGGCATGGCTGTAGTTATGGGCCACGAGATTGCTCACGCCGTCGCTGAGCACGGAAACGAACGCATGAGCCAAGCTATGCTCATCAAAGGGAGTTTGATGGCTGCCGCAATTGGTATTCAGACCACTGATACAGTCGATGATGAAATGGGACAAGCCATACTTATTGGTGCAGGCGGCTTAGCCAGTGTCGGTATAGCGCTACCGAATTCACGAACACAAGAACTCGAGGCCGACTATATGGGCCTTGTCTTCATGGCCAAAGCTGGCTATAACCCCGAGCGAGCCATTGCATTCTGGCAAGACATGTCCAAGGCTGGTAGTGCTGAAAAGCCACCAGAATTTTTATCGACTCACCCAGGTGATATTAGACGCATTGACGAAATTAAAAAATATCTTCCAAAAGCCATGTATTATTATCGACAGAGTCCACAATTCCAAGAACTGGAAATTAAACAACTCGCTCCAAAAAATTAA
- a CDS encoding Cys-every-fifth RiPP peptide CefA — protein sequence MRRLLRPQSFDSLFVAVDLAFVYHLDSLCRDLFFDLCPADLCPADLCPADLCPADLCLADLCLADLCPADLYPADLCPADLYPADLFFVFAGVLGQYCIVSLRYLGIGSRE from the coding sequence ATGCGGCGTTTGCTTCGTCCTCAGTCATTTGACTCGCTTTTTGTTGCTGTTGACCTGGCTTTTGTTTATCATTTGGATTCTCTTTGCCGGGATCTGTTTTTTGATCTTTGTCCTGCTGATCTTTGTCCTGCTGATCTTTGTCCTGCTGATCTTTGTCCTGCTGATCTTTGTCTTGCTGATCTTTGTCTTGCTGATCTTTGTCCTGCTGATCTTTATCCTGCTGATCTTTGTCCTGCTGATCTTTATCCTGCTGATCTATTTTTTGTTTTTGCTGGAGTGCTAGGTCAATATTGTATTGTAAGTCTTCGCTATTTGGGTATTGGCTCAAGAGAGTAA
- a CDS encoding RDD family protein: MEQVNAYEAPQTDLEVVDDANLASQGKRFGTLILDTIFYLIYSVIIGVILGIVLAMTDNMAFLEVLAKPIPNFLFGIFLVTSYYIPQEVLWGRTVAKMILGTKVVDEEGNKPKASAIIIRTFARFIPFEAFSFLYADGAKGWHDRFSKTKVISTK, encoded by the coding sequence ATGGAACAAGTAAACGCGTATGAAGCCCCACAAACTGACTTAGAAGTTGTCGACGATGCCAACTTAGCATCCCAAGGAAAACGCTTTGGAACTCTAATTTTGGATACAATTTTTTATTTGATTTATTCAGTTATTATAGGTGTTATCCTCGGCATTGTTCTCGCGATGACCGATAACATGGCTTTTCTAGAAGTTTTGGCTAAACCCATCCCTAACTTCCTCTTTGGAATATTTTTAGTGACATCTTATTATATCCCTCAAGAAGTGCTTTGGGGTAGAACTGTCGCAAAAATGATACTCGGCACCAAAGTGGTTGATGAAGAGGGAAATAAACCCAAAGCTTCTGCTATTATCATTAGAACTTTTGCTCGTTTCATTCCTTTTGAGGCCTTTAGTTTCTTATATGCCGATGGTGCAAAAGGCTGGCATGACCGTTTTTCTAAAACGAAAGTCATTTCGACTAAGTAG
- a CDS encoding TRM11 family SAM-dependent methyltransferase — MNNKHTNIYFLKLQEFYHPLAELESSSFFGFEIERDQRFVFSEKKVDISDSAFFDWGAEILVQENDFEQFLETIKNAEFSLCEGRIETPSAGNHPKVNKDVLFQVLEYIEGSFNLNSPKERYAICRDHDNWYFVKIFSEKSNRLFEHSKKPATFSSALNSISARVAINLLKNAGNNFLDCGCGSGSLSLEACHSGLKVTAIDRSAQAVSMTEENLAYFNYSAELHHKELKDWTKTHDSAVIDFPYGFSCARDEEEELQNLHLLFPLVYQSVFFSSTDLSPQMKAIGYQIIKHKVMKYPNVTRHIIYALAGRE, encoded by the coding sequence ATGAATAACAAGCACACAAACATTTACTTTCTTAAACTGCAAGAATTTTATCACCCCTTAGCTGAGCTCGAAAGCTCTAGCTTCTTTGGTTTTGAAATTGAACGGGATCAACGCTTTGTTTTCAGTGAAAAAAAGGTTGATATCAGTGATTCAGCTTTCTTTGATTGGGGGGCAGAAATTTTAGTTCAAGAAAACGATTTCGAACAATTTTTAGAAACGATCAAAAATGCTGAGTTTAGTCTTTGCGAAGGCCGCATTGAAACCCCCTCTGCAGGCAATCATCCCAAGGTCAATAAAGACGTTCTTTTCCAAGTCTTAGAATACATCGAGGGTAGTTTCAACCTGAATTCCCCTAAGGAACGTTATGCTATTTGTCGCGATCATGACAATTGGTACTTCGTCAAAATATTTAGTGAAAAATCTAATCGCCTGTTCGAACATAGTAAAAAACCTGCCACCTTTTCTTCTGCACTCAATTCCATCAGTGCACGCGTAGCCATCAATCTCCTCAAAAATGCGGGCAACAATTTCTTGGATTGTGGCTGTGGTTCGGGAAGCCTTAGTTTAGAGGCCTGTCATTCCGGACTTAAGGTCACTGCTATAGATCGCTCAGCACAAGCTGTTTCCATGACTGAAGAGAACTTAGCGTACTTTAATTACTCTGCAGAACTGCATCACAAAGAACTTAAAGATTGGACAAAGACACATGACTCTGCCGTAATTGACTTTCCTTATGGCTTTTCTTGTGCAAGAGATGAAGAAGAAGAACTGCAAAATCTTCATTTACTCTTTCCTCTTGTCTATCAGAGTGTATTTTTTTCATCAACAGATTTAAGTCCACAAATGAAAGCTATCGGTTACCAAATTATTAAACACAAAGTTATGAAGTATCCAAATGTCACAAGACACATCATCTACGCCCTCGCCGGAAGAGAATAG
- the tsaA gene encoding tRNA (N6-threonylcarbamoyladenosine(37)-N6)-methyltransferase TrmO, producing the protein MSQDTSSTPSPEENSFSIQPIGFIASDLKEKFGTPRQAGLCLSVASSIILENSAFNREAITGLENCSHLWVLAWFHKNKDMKARSLVRPPRLGGNTKVGVFSTRSPYRPNPISISACALNGIVFKKNEIIIEIDGCDLVHGTPVIDIKPYIPYADAIEDSSAGWADGDWPILEVSYSPQARAILDKHQLEDGLTEILCQDPRPAYQKKNEGKVYTFQFNAFDISFKTINETHVRVEEITALKDKNGK; encoded by the coding sequence ATGTCACAAGACACATCATCTACGCCCTCGCCGGAAGAGAATAGTTTCTCGATTCAGCCTATTGGCTTTATTGCCAGTGATCTAAAAGAAAAGTTTGGCACTCCACGCCAAGCTGGACTTTGTCTTTCCGTGGCCAGTAGTATCATTTTGGAAAACTCAGCTTTTAATCGCGAAGCTATTACGGGCTTAGAAAACTGTTCTCATTTATGGGTATTGGCTTGGTTTCACAAAAATAAAGATATGAAAGCACGTTCTTTAGTGCGTCCACCACGACTCGGTGGCAACACAAAAGTAGGCGTTTTTTCAACACGATCTCCGTACCGCCCAAACCCCATTAGCATTTCCGCGTGTGCTCTCAACGGCATCGTTTTTAAGAAAAATGAAATTATCATTGAAATTGATGGCTGTGACCTTGTTCACGGAACTCCTGTCATCGACATCAAACCCTACATCCCCTACGCCGATGCTATTGAAGATAGCTCTGCAGGTTGGGCTGACGGCGATTGGCCCATTTTAGAAGTCTCCTATTCGCCACAAGCACGCGCTATTTTAGACAAACATCAACTTGAAGATGGCTTAACAGAAATCCTTTGCCAAGACCCACGTCCTGCCTACCAAAAAAAGAACGAAGGCAAAGTTTATACTTTCCAATTTAATGCTTTTGATATATCTTTTAAAACAATTAACGAAACTCATGTACGCGTTGAAGAAATCACTGCTTTAAAGGATAAAAATGGAAAATAA
- a CDS encoding Gfo/Idh/MocA family protein, which produces MDSFNRRNFVKGAAILGASSSVNAFNIQEKLGNDKPLKIALVGCGGRGTGAAMQAMKVRKGVQLVAVADAFQDKAEAIHKRLTRKENPQIDLPKERVFHGFDAYKKAIDSDCDLVILTTPPHFRPIHLEYAISKNKHVFMEKPVAVDGPGIRSVMKSAEVAKSKNLMLACGLQRHHQFDYRESIQRCKDGDIGNFQYAKVYWNSGGVWTRKRQEGMSEMEYQMKNWYYFNWLCGDHIVEQHIHNLDVINWLKGSHPVSCSGMGGRQVRTSKDHGEIFDHFSTEYQYADGTQMFSQARHMKNCTNKVDEYAYGDKGMCHFGAHKITGANNWKFSGKRVSGHQQEWYHLIEALDRGEIYNEGYNGAVATMTAIMGRMANYSGKTVTWEQALNSTEALVPEGYDWAANPPTLPNADMSYQIPTPGQYKVI; this is translated from the coding sequence ATGGATTCATTTAATCGTAGAAATTTTGTTAAGGGCGCCGCCATTTTAGGAGCTAGCTCATCCGTCAATGCTTTTAATATTCAAGAGAAACTCGGAAATGATAAACCACTTAAAATTGCTTTAGTGGGTTGTGGTGGTCGTGGTACAGGCGCAGCAATGCAGGCCATGAAAGTACGAAAAGGAGTACAACTTGTCGCCGTTGCTGATGCCTTTCAAGATAAGGCCGAAGCTATACACAAGCGTTTAACTCGTAAAGAAAATCCTCAAATTGACCTTCCTAAAGAACGCGTATTTCATGGCTTCGATGCCTATAAAAAAGCGATTGACTCTGATTGCGATCTCGTCATTTTAACGACTCCACCTCATTTTCGTCCCATTCATTTAGAGTATGCTATCAGCAAAAATAAACATGTTTTCATGGAAAAACCTGTTGCTGTTGATGGCCCTGGTATTCGTTCGGTGATGAAATCTGCGGAAGTCGCAAAATCAAAAAACCTCATGCTTGCTTGCGGTTTACAAAGACATCACCAATTCGATTACCGCGAATCCATTCAACGCTGTAAAGATGGCGACATTGGCAATTTCCAATATGCAAAAGTTTACTGGAACAGTGGTGGCGTATGGACCCGCAAGCGCCAAGAAGGCATGTCTGAAATGGAGTACCAAATGAAAAACTGGTATTACTTTAACTGGCTCTGCGGTGACCATATTGTCGAACAACACATTCATAATTTAGATGTTATCAACTGGCTCAAAGGCTCACATCCCGTTTCTTGTAGCGGCATGGGTGGACGCCAAGTCAGAACAAGTAAAGATCATGGCGAAATCTTCGATCACTTCTCTACTGAGTACCAATATGCCGATGGCACGCAAATGTTTAGTCAAGCCAGACACATGAAAAATTGTACCAACAAGGTTGATGAATACGCTTATGGAGACAAGGGAATGTGCCATTTCGGAGCTCATAAAATCACTGGTGCAAACAATTGGAAATTCTCAGGAAAACGCGTCAGTGGCCATCAACAAGAATGGTATCACTTGATTGAAGCTTTGGATCGCGGCGAAATTTATAACGAAGGCTACAATGGGGCCGTCGCTACGATGACGGCAATCATGGGTCGCATGGCGAATTACAGTGGCAAAACCGTCACTTGGGAACAGGCTTTAAATTCTACTGAGGCACTTGTCCCAGAAGGCTATGACTGGGCAGCAAATCCACCGACGCTACCAAACGCTGATATGAGCTACCAGATACCTACGCCAGGACAATACAAAGTTATCTAA